One Acetobacterium sp. KB-1 DNA segment encodes these proteins:
- a CDS encoding V-type ATP synthase subunit D, with protein MAIKITPTKANLIKAKSRMSFSVKGYDLLDKKRTILIQEIMQLVKEAELIENEINQKFQEAYKALQQVCISMGLNHLEEFALSINSEMPFEIRIKGVMGVDIPEVVYTEKYEKSLPYGFYENNPALDIAIKKFNDVKFLSYQLAQVETTAYKLSLEIRKTQKSANALDKIQIPRLKDEIKYIQDTIEEKEREEFFRLKKVKNRR; from the coding sequence ATGGCCATTAAAATAACGCCAACAAAAGCAAACCTGATAAAAGCGAAGAGTCGAATGAGTTTTTCGGTAAAAGGGTATGATCTTTTGGATAAAAAAAGAACCATCCTGATCCAGGAGATCATGCAATTGGTTAAAGAAGCGGAGTTGATTGAAAATGAGATCAACCAGAAGTTTCAGGAAGCCTATAAGGCATTGCAACAGGTTTGCATTAGCATGGGACTCAATCACCTGGAAGAGTTTGCCTTATCAATAAACTCGGAAATGCCCTTTGAGATTCGAATTAAAGGGGTAATGGGGGTTGATATACCGGAGGTGGTTTATACCGAAAAATACGAAAAAAGTCTTCCCTATGGATTTTATGAGAATAATCCGGCCCTGGATATTGCCATCAAAAAATTTAATGATGTCAAATTTTTGTCCTATCAATTGGCCCAGGTTGAAACAACGGCCTATAAACTTTCGTTAGAAATTAGAAAGACTCAAAAAAGTGCAAATGCCCTGGATAAGATTCAGATTCCCCGATTAAAGGACGAAATTAAGTATATTCAGGATACCATCGAAGAAAAAGAGCGGGAAGAGTTTTTCCGGCTTAAAAAGGTTAAAAATAGACGATAA
- a CDS encoding amino acid-binding protein encodes MLINQLSVFIENKKGHLSKITKVLKDAQVDIRAISVFDSAEFGILRIVVDKPEVGAEALKNAGHVVKQSYVLAVDPSDKVGSLHDVFSLLSENDVNIEYVYSFVMPNNQGSPLIILKADDQEKAIALLTASDFNLIPKEAVYNVQNN; translated from the coding sequence ATGCTTATTAATCAATTATCAGTCTTTATTGAAAATAAAAAAGGCCATCTCAGCAAGATCACCAAAGTCTTAAAAGATGCCCAGGTTGATATTCGCGCTATTTCCGTTTTTGACAGCGCTGAATTCGGGATTTTGCGGATCGTCGTGGATAAACCCGAGGTGGGCGCCGAGGCTCTAAAAAACGCTGGGCATGTCGTTAAACAAAGCTATGTGCTGGCGGTGGATCCTTCTGATAAGGTTGGCAGCCTTCATGATGTCTTTTCGCTCCTTTCTGAAAATGACGTCAATATTGAATATGTCTATTCTTTCGTTATGCCCAATAACCAGGGTTCACCCCTGATTATTTTAAAAGCCGACGATCAGGAAAAAGCCATTGCCCTGCTGACCGCCTCGGATTTTAACCTGATTCCCAAAGAGGCCGTATATAACGTTCAAAATAACTAA
- a CDS encoding V-type ATP synthase subunit B — translation MKKEYLKIDKVVGPLIQISDVDDVFYGEVVDIVEISTGKVKKGKVIKIDEKKVTVQVFQSTAGLAAGNSIIKFTGESFNLPMSLDLQGRIFNGIGEPMSLDLQGRIFNGIGEPMSLDLQGRIFNGIGEPIDNGSDIFSLVEANINGRPINPMSREYPRNFIQTGISSIDTLATLIRGQKLPIFSGNGLPHNELAAQIVKQARLGDNVHEDFAIVFAAIGVKHDDEKFFRKSFDDANVMDRVVMFVNYADDPIAERITTPRCALTAAEYLAFEKHMHILVVMTDITSYCEALREISSAREEVPSRKGYPGYMYSDLASLYERAGMLKDQVGSITFLPILTMPNDDITHPIPDLTGYITEGQVVLGRDLFQRSIYPPVAILPSLSRLMKDGVGEGFTREDHAEVANQLFASYSKVQEVRDLSQIIGEEDLSPTDKKYMAFGRAFEAKFLNQGFDESRNIMQSLNLGWKLLALLPLTELDRLSPENIEKYFPKEM, via the coding sequence ATGAAAAAAGAGTATTTAAAAATTGATAAAGTCGTTGGTCCCCTGATTCAAATCTCGGATGTGGACGATGTTTTCTACGGTGAAGTGGTTGATATTGTCGAAATCAGCACCGGGAAAGTCAAAAAGGGAAAAGTCATCAAAATTGACGAAAAAAAGGTTACCGTCCAGGTTTTTCAAAGTACGGCCGGCTTGGCCGCCGGAAACAGTATTATCAAATTTACTGGCGAATCCTTTAATTTGCCGATGTCCCTGGATTTACAGGGACGGATCTTTAATGGCATCGGTGAACCGATGTCCCTGGATTTACAGGGACGGATCTTTAATGGCATCGGTGAACCGATGTCCCTGGATTTACAGGGACGGATCTTTAATGGCATCGGTGAACCGATTGATAATGGCAGTGACATTTTTAGTTTGGTTGAAGCAAACATTAATGGTCGTCCCATTAACCCGATGTCCCGGGAATATCCGCGGAATTTTATCCAGACGGGTATTTCTTCCATCGATACTCTGGCGACGCTGATCCGCGGTCAAAAATTGCCGATTTTTTCAGGTAATGGCTTACCTCATAATGAATTGGCCGCTCAAATTGTTAAGCAGGCCCGACTAGGAGACAATGTTCACGAAGATTTTGCGATTGTTTTTGCCGCTATTGGGGTTAAACACGATGATGAAAAATTCTTTAGGAAGAGCTTTGATGATGCCAATGTCATGGACCGGGTGGTAATGTTTGTCAACTATGCTGATGATCCCATTGCTGAACGGATTACAACGCCCCGCTGCGCTTTAACAGCAGCCGAGTATCTGGCGTTTGAAAAACATATGCATATCCTGGTCGTCATGACCGATATTACCAGTTACTGCGAGGCATTGCGGGAAATATCCTCCGCTCGTGAAGAAGTTCCCAGCCGTAAAGGCTATCCCGGTTATATGTACTCGGATTTGGCTTCTCTTTATGAACGAGCTGGGATGTTAAAAGACCAGGTTGGTTCAATTACGTTTTTACCAATACTGACCATGCCAAATGATGATATAACGCATCCGATCCCGGATCTGACCGGATATATCACCGAGGGGCAAGTTGTTTTAGGGCGCGATCTTTTCCAGCGGAGTATTTACCCGCCGGTGGCTATTTTGCCATCGCTGTCCCGACTGATGAAAGATGGTGTTGGTGAAGGTTTCACCCGGGAAGATCATGCTGAGGTTGCCAACCAATTGTTTGCTTCCTATTCCAAGGTTCAGGAAGTAAGGGATTTATCTCAGATTATCGGTGAGGAGGATCTAAGTCCCACTGATAAAAAATATATGGCTTTTGGACGTGCTTTTGAGGCGAAATTTCTAAACCAGGGTTTTGATGAAAGTCGAAATATTATGCAAAGCCTTAACCTGGGGTGGAAACTTCTGGCTTTATTACCACTGACGGAGCTGGATCGACTGAGTCCTGAAAACATCGAAAAATATTTCCCTAAAGAAATGTAG
- a CDS encoding phenylacetate--CoA ligase family protein, whose translation MKIWSEKEKISREEIRKLQFKRLMKTLHHVYENVPYYHEKFKAAGVKPVDIRSLKDLRLLPLTTKEDLRKNYPFGLFAVPKNKIVRYHASSGTTGKPTVVGYTKNDLKVWREVIARIVTMGGVTNEDTAQITFGFGLFTGAFGLQQGLEKVGAGVIPISSGNTKKQIMIMQDFQSTVLIGTPSYALHLAETAQEMGIDPKEELFLNYGLFGGEGSTEEMRAKLNEAWGIISTENYGMSELIGPGVSGECQAFNGMHINEDHFIAEIIDPETLEVLPEGSVGELVITPITKEGLPLIRYRTKDITQLDTTPCDCGRTSARMAKITGRTDDMLIIGGVNVFPSQIEGVLLGIKGIGSNYQIRVLKKGYLDRIEIDVEVINQDLLVSVTLLDQLYKEIESKLHTILGIHAGIHLVEPKSLVRSEGKAKRVIDLRS comes from the coding sequence ATGAAAATATGGTCTGAAAAAGAAAAAATATCCCGGGAAGAAATCCGGAAACTCCAGTTTAAGCGTTTAATGAAAACCCTGCATCACGTTTATGAAAACGTGCCTTATTATCATGAAAAGTTCAAAGCCGCCGGGGTTAAGCCGGTGGATATCCGAAGCCTTAAAGATCTGCGGCTCCTCCCACTCACCACTAAGGAAGACCTGCGGAAAAATTATCCCTTCGGACTCTTTGCCGTACCCAAAAATAAAATTGTCCGTTATCATGCCTCTTCCGGGACCACCGGAAAACCAACTGTGGTCGGTTATACCAAAAATGATCTAAAAGTCTGGCGGGAAGTCATCGCCCGGATTGTGACCATGGGTGGCGTCACCAATGAAGATACCGCGCAGATCACCTTTGGATTTGGTCTCTTTACCGGTGCCTTTGGCTTACAACAGGGTTTGGAAAAGGTTGGCGCCGGGGTGATCCCGATTTCTTCCGGAAATACTAAAAAACAAATTATGATCATGCAGGATTTCCAATCCACCGTCCTGATCGGAACCCCCTCCTACGCCCTGCATCTGGCTGAAACCGCCCAGGAAATGGGGATTGATCCCAAAGAAGAACTGTTTCTTAACTACGGACTCTTTGGCGGCGAAGGCTCCACCGAAGAAATGCGGGCAAAACTAAACGAAGCCTGGGGCATTATCTCGACTGAAAACTATGGCATGAGCGAACTGATCGGTCCCGGAGTCTCCGGAGAGTGTCAGGCTTTTAACGGCATGCATATCAATGAGGATCATTTTATTGCCGAAATTATTGATCCCGAAACCCTGGAAGTGTTGCCGGAAGGTTCGGTCGGCGAATTGGTGATTACACCAATTACCAAAGAAGGACTACCGCTAATCCGTTACCGCACCAAGGATATCACTCAGCTTGACACCACCCCCTGCGATTGTGGCCGAACCTCTGCCCGGATGGCAAAGATCACTGGCCGAACCGACGATATGCTAATCATCGGTGGGGTTAATGTTTTCCCATCACAAATTGAAGGGGTACTCCTGGGCATTAAGGGAATCGGCTCAAATTACCAGATTCGGGTGCTCAAAAAAGGGTATCTTGATCGTATCGAAATCGATGTCGAAGTGATCAATCAGGACCTGCTGGTCTCGGTTACCCTGCTTGATCAGCTTTACAAAGAAATCGAATCCAAACTGCATACGATCCTTGGCATCCACGCCGGTATTCATCTGGTTGAGCCTAAAAGTCTGGTTCGCTCCGAAGGAAAAGCCAAACGGGTCATCGATCTGCGATCTTAA